The following proteins are encoded in a genomic region of Hyphomicrobiales bacterium:
- the cofC gene encoding 2-phospho-L-lactate guanylyltransferase, with the protein MIPAGVCAIVPVKRLDRAKHRLAARLTPPRRRRLVLAMLTDVLATLRQTPGIACVLVVTPDGEVADRARSAGAEIVLEAAESGLNPAIVRGLEVAAGRGWRHALVLPADVPAATPRDITTLLDAATSGDDLATVIAPASDGDGTNALLLHAPFVVAPAFGPASAERHAVTLRAAGPVRVLRNCGALGFDVDTPADLDRLLAEPRCGPRYRLLLDEEPGTVRAPHSPVMEIEW; encoded by the coding sequence ATGATTCCAGCGGGTGTCTGCGCCATCGTGCCGGTCAAGCGTCTGGACCGCGCCAAGCACCGGTTGGCAGCTCGGCTCACGCCGCCGCGCCGCCGCCGCCTCGTGCTGGCCATGCTGACGGACGTCCTTGCAACCCTGCGCCAGACCCCTGGCATTGCATGCGTCCTCGTCGTGACGCCCGATGGCGAGGTCGCGGACCGCGCGCGCTCGGCCGGCGCCGAGATCGTGCTCGAGGCGGCAGAGAGCGGTCTCAACCCCGCCATCGTCCGCGGTCTCGAGGTGGCGGCCGGACGCGGATGGCGTCATGCCCTGGTGCTTCCGGCCGACGTGCCGGCGGCAACGCCGCGCGACATCACCACGCTCTTGGACGCCGCGACCTCCGGCGACGATCTGGCCACGGTGATCGCACCGGCGAGCGATGGCGACGGAACGAATGCGCTGCTGCTGCACGCGCCGTTCGTCGTGGCGCCAGCATTCGGCCCTGCGAGCGCCGAACGCCACGCCGTGACCCTGCGAGCGGCCGGCCCAGTCCGGGTGCTGCGCAATTGCGGTGCCCTCGGCTTCGACGTCGATACGCCCGCCGACCTCGACCGGCTGCTCGCCGAGCCTCGTTGCGGCCCGCGCTACCGCCTGCTTCTCGACGAAGAGCCGGGCACGGTCCGCGCGCCGCATTCCCCTGTCATGGAGATCGAATGGTGA
- the cofE gene encoding coenzyme F420-0:L-glutamate ligase, producing the protein MAANSLTIEALEGLPEFRPGVDLAGEIVRAAQRLASPPQAGDVIVVTQKIVSKAEGRFIDLDTLTPSPEARRLAASTMKDPQFVEAVLMDTRRVVRAAPNVLVVETSHGIVLANAGLDQSNLPADAHEGAARRRALRLPADPDASAARLREALERVFPAPIGVVVSDSVGRAWRIGTVGLAIGVSGMPALLDMRGMPDMSGRRLEVTMVALADQVAAAANLVIGEAAEGTPAARVRGLAVAGGDGRARDLLRPANEDLFR; encoded by the coding sequence ATGGCCGCCAACTCTCTGACCATAGAGGCGCTTGAGGGGCTCCCCGAGTTCAGGCCCGGGGTCGACCTCGCTGGAGAAATCGTCCGCGCTGCGCAGCGCCTCGCGAGCCCGCCGCAGGCCGGCGACGTCATCGTCGTGACCCAGAAGATCGTCTCCAAGGCCGAAGGGCGCTTCATCGATCTCGACACGCTCACCCCTTCACCCGAGGCCCGGCGCCTCGCCGCGTCGACGATGAAGGACCCGCAGTTCGTCGAGGCGGTGCTGATGGACACCCGCCGCGTCGTGCGAGCCGCCCCGAACGTCCTCGTGGTCGAAACGTCGCACGGCATCGTTCTCGCCAACGCGGGCCTCGACCAGTCGAATCTGCCGGCGGATGCGCACGAGGGGGCCGCCCGTCGCCGCGCCCTTCGACTTCCCGCCGACCCGGACGCCAGCGCAGCCCGCCTGCGCGAGGCGCTGGAGCGCGTCTTTCCCGCCCCCATCGGTGTGGTCGTCTCCGACAGCGTCGGCCGCGCCTGGCGCATCGGAACCGTTGGCCTTGCGATCGGCGTTTCCGGAATGCCTGCCCTTCTCGATATGCGTGGCATGCCCGACATGTCCGGACGCCGCCTCGAGGTCACCATGGTCGCGCTCGCCGATCAGGTCGCGGCGGCAGCCAACCTCGTCATCGGAGAGGCAGCCGAGGGCACGCCGGCGGCACGCGTTCGCGGCCTCGCCGTCGCCGGCGGCGATGGTCGGGCGCGCGATCTCCTGCGCCCCGCGAATGAGGACCTCTTTCGATGA
- a CDS encoding 2-phospho-L-lactate transferase, whose protein sequence is MSGPRILALSGGIGGAKLALGLYRLLGERLTVVVNTGDDFTHLGLAISPDVDTTLYTLADLVDPAKGWGRRDETWTFMKVLGELGGPTWFNLGDGDLALHVERTRRLAAGARLTDVTDAVRQRFGLSCRILPMSDEPVATLVETDIGPLAFQEYFVREQCRPRLRSIRYEGADRARVTPEIAAAIADPALGGIVVCPSNPYLSVAPILAVPGMRELLESAPAPVIAVSPLVAGKAIKGPTAKIMDELGHAASAATIASHYRGLIDGFIVDEADADLVGTLGVRGIAAKTVMHDEAEKIALAEVAIRYCQELREQREWVR, encoded by the coding sequence GTGTCAGGCCCGCGCATCCTTGCACTTTCCGGCGGCATCGGCGGCGCCAAGCTCGCGCTCGGGCTCTATCGTCTCCTCGGCGAGCGGCTGACGGTCGTCGTCAACACCGGCGACGATTTCACCCATCTCGGCCTCGCCATCTCGCCTGATGTCGACACGACGCTGTACACCCTGGCCGACCTCGTCGATCCGGCAAAAGGCTGGGGGCGGCGTGACGAAACTTGGACCTTCATGAAGGTGCTGGGCGAACTCGGCGGACCGACCTGGTTCAACCTCGGGGACGGCGATCTCGCTCTCCACGTCGAGCGCACGCGCCGCCTTGCGGCCGGTGCCCGCTTGACCGACGTGACGGACGCGGTGCGCCAGCGCTTTGGCCTGTCCTGCCGCATCCTGCCGATGAGCGACGAGCCGGTCGCCACGCTCGTCGAGACGGACATCGGACCACTCGCGTTCCAAGAGTACTTCGTGCGCGAGCAATGCCGCCCGCGCCTTCGCTCGATCCGCTACGAAGGCGCCGATCGCGCCCGCGTGACCCCCGAGATCGCGGCCGCCATCGCCGACCCGGCACTCGGCGGGATCGTCGTTTGCCCCTCCAATCCCTACTTAAGCGTCGCGCCGATCCTGGCCGTGCCGGGCATGCGCGAACTGCTCGAAAGCGCCCCGGCCCCGGTTATCGCGGTGAGCCCGCTCGTTGCCGGCAAGGCGATCAAGGGCCCGACCGCCAAGATCATGGACGAACTCGGCCACGCAGCGAGTGCCGCGACGATCGCCAGCCACTACCGCGGCCTGATCGACGGCTTCATCGTCGATGAGGCCGACGCCGACCTCGTGGGCACTCTCGGCGTGCGCGGCATCGCGGCGAAGACGGTCATGCACGACGAGGCCGAAAAGATCGCGCTGGCCGAAGTGGCGATCCGGTACTGCCAGGAACTCCGCGAGCAGCGGGAGTGGGTGCGATGA
- the npdG gene encoding NADPH-dependent F420 reductase: protein MSDKPVVAVVGGTGALGSGLAGRLAKAGYDVIIGSRSPERAAAAAQAMTGGAGRRVSGAGNADAAARAEVVLLTVPWADQRATLEAIRPSLSGKLLVDTTVPLVPPRVARVQLPPEGSAALAAQALLGAEARIVSAFHNVAAHKLQKDMVIECDVLVFGDKAEDREIVVAMANAIGLRGLHAGPLANSAAAEALTSVLIGINRNYKVDGAGLRITGIAEA, encoded by the coding sequence ATGAGCGACAAACCGGTTGTGGCAGTTGTGGGTGGCACCGGCGCACTTGGCTCTGGCCTTGCGGGCCGGCTCGCCAAGGCCGGTTACGACGTCATCATCGGGTCGAGGTCGCCCGAAAGGGCCGCCGCCGCTGCGCAGGCCATGACCGGTGGCGCCGGCCGCCGCGTCTCCGGCGCGGGCAACGCCGACGCCGCCGCCCGTGCCGAGGTCGTTCTCCTCACGGTGCCGTGGGCCGACCAGCGTGCGACCCTCGAGGCGATCCGCCCCTCGCTCTCCGGCAAGTTGCTCGTCGACACGACGGTGCCGCTGGTGCCACCCCGCGTCGCCCGCGTGCAGCTTCCGCCCGAAGGGTCGGCCGCACTCGCCGCCCAGGCCCTGCTCGGTGCCGAGGCGCGGATCGTCTCCGCGTTCCACAACGTCGCCGCCCACAAGCTCCAGAAGGACATGGTCATCGAGTGCGATGTGCTGGTTTTCGGCGACAAGGCGGAGGATCGCGAAATCGTCGTTGCGATGGCCAACGCGATCGGCCTGCGCGGCCTGCATGCGGGACCGCTCGCCAACTCGGCCGCGGCCGAGGCCTTGACGTCGGTTCTGATTGGCATCAATCGCAACTACAAGGTCGATGGCGCGGGTTTGCGGATCACCGGCATCGCCGAAGCGTGA
- the pxpA gene encoding 5-oxoprolinase subunit PxpA codes for MTKRVNLNADIGEGWGAYRIGNDDELMTIITSANVACGMHAGDANSMRRLCALARQNGVSIGAHPGFNDLWGFGRRQIRMSANDLEHLVAYQIGALQAMACYEGLRVTHLKPHGALNNMAAEDAGYAEAIGRAIKVVDPSIIYVALSGSEMAKAAAKLGLKVAREGFCDRKYDDHGNLASRSIKGTVLSDPAAAAEQTVRMVLEGEVISMSGKRIRHEVDTMCIHGDEPTSVAVGRAVRTALETAGVSVVPLTEMAL; via the coding sequence ATGACGAAGCGCGTAAATCTCAATGCCGACATCGGCGAGGGCTGGGGTGCCTACCGCATCGGCAACGACGACGAACTGATGACGATCATCACCTCGGCCAATGTCGCCTGCGGCATGCATGCCGGCGACGCCAATTCGATGCGCCGGCTCTGCGCCCTGGCCCGCCAGAACGGGGTCAGCATCGGCGCGCATCCCGGATTCAACGACCTCTGGGGCTTCGGGCGGCGACAGATCCGCATGAGCGCGAACGATCTCGAGCATCTGGTCGCCTACCAGATCGGCGCCTTGCAGGCGATGGCCTGTTACGAGGGGTTGCGCGTCACCCACCTCAAGCCGCACGGCGCGCTCAACAACATGGCCGCCGAGGATGCCGGTTACGCCGAAGCCATCGGCCGCGCCATCAAGGTTGTCGATCCGAGCATCATATACGTGGCGCTTTCGGGCTCCGAAATGGCCAAGGCGGCCGCGAAGCTCGGCCTGAAGGTCGCGCGCGAGGGATTCTGCGACCGAAAGTACGACGATCACGGCAACCTCGCCTCGCGATCGATCAAGGGCACCGTGCTCAGCGATCCCGCCGCCGCCGCCGAGCAAACCGTTCGGATGGTCCTCGAAGGTGAAGTCATCAGCATGAGCGGCAAGCGCATCCGTCACGAGGTCGACACCATGTGCATCCACGGCGACGAGCCAACCTCGGTCGCCGTCGGGCGCGCGGTGCGCACGGCTCTGGAGACGGCGGGCGTTTCGGTTGTGCCACTGACCGAGATGGCGCTTTGA
- a CDS encoding carbon monoxide dehydrogenase — MKPAPFEYVRPGSLAEAQVLLADRAGAKVMAGGQTLGPMLNLRLVQPSLLVDITRIDELTRVEAIDGGRALLIGACVTHAAIEDGLIEDPCQGLLGFVARGIAYRAVRTRGTIGGSLAHGDPAADWLSSLVAADAAVVVHGGSGERRMGLADFMLGAMSTALEEDEMLTGVVVPRLSRGARWGYAKICRKTGEFAHAIGVYLEDRERGIERFVAGATDGRPIVVELGELGAGDAEGLRQGDRGAIKAVLTGRGLARDDYELALNAAAIARALDMARRA; from the coding sequence ATGAAGCCGGCTCCCTTCGAATACGTCCGCCCCGGCTCGCTGGCCGAGGCGCAAGTGCTGCTCGCGGACCGGGCCGGAGCCAAGGTCATGGCGGGCGGCCAGACGCTCGGGCCGATGCTCAACCTGCGTCTCGTGCAGCCGTCGCTGTTGGTCGACATCACGCGGATCGACGAATTGACGCGGGTCGAGGCCATCGATGGCGGACGGGCGCTGCTGATCGGGGCCTGCGTGACACATGCCGCGATCGAGGACGGGCTGATCGAGGATCCCTGCCAGGGACTGCTCGGCTTCGTCGCGCGGGGGATCGCATATCGGGCGGTGCGCACGCGCGGGACCATCGGTGGCAGCCTCGCGCACGGGGATCCGGCGGCGGACTGGCTGTCGAGCCTCGTTGCAGCGGATGCCGCGGTCGTCGTGCATGGCGGCTCGGGTGAGCGGCGCATGGGCCTTGCCGACTTCATGCTCGGCGCGATGTCGACGGCGCTCGAGGAGGACGAAATGCTGACCGGGGTCGTCGTGCCGCGGCTCTCGCGTGGCGCGCGCTGGGGCTATGCCAAGATCTGCCGCAAGACCGGCGAATTCGCGCATGCGATCGGGGTTTATCTCGAGGACCGCGAGCGCGGGATCGAGCGTTTCGTGGCGGGGGCGACGGATGGCCGGCCGATCGTCGTGGAACTGGGAGAACTCGGGGCCGGGGATGCCGAGGGGCTCCGCCAGGGCGACCGGGGTGCCATCAAGGCGGTGCTCACCGGGCGCGGGCTGGCGCGTGACGACTACGAACTCGCCCTCAACGCCGCCGCGATCGCACGGGCCCTGGACATGGCGAGGCGCGCATGA
- a CDS encoding GntR family transcriptional regulator — MGKTARTSVSGERPVPASRVPRYLEVASVLRQRIKDGSWSVGDKISTLEELEKEIGVARVTVRQAIELLQNEGILKAFQGRGTFVTRAIVDDRWLQLATDWESLIAPIKNNVLQVIEQRPSGPPVRMDDDGEHAESYVYIRSVQSRGQESYGFARVHIAKHIHDRAPQLFSSRAALAVIAGMKGLKLSRAHQTFVVRGADVEAARYLNVPLNAPTAEARCVVEDEDGVLIYVGEITYRGDCVRLNVELLSADRAQDR; from the coding sequence ATGGGAAAGACAGCACGCACATCGGTTTCTGGCGAACGGCCCGTGCCGGCGAGCCGGGTCCCGCGCTATCTCGAGGTGGCATCGGTGCTGCGCCAGCGCATCAAGGACGGAAGCTGGTCCGTCGGGGACAAAATCTCGACGCTCGAGGAGCTGGAAAAGGAAATCGGCGTTGCCCGAGTGACCGTGCGCCAAGCGATCGAGCTGCTGCAGAACGAGGGGATCCTCAAGGCTTTCCAAGGTCGCGGCACGTTCGTCACGCGTGCCATCGTCGACGATCGCTGGCTGCAGCTGGCGACCGATTGGGAAAGCCTCATAGCGCCGATCAAGAACAACGTGCTCCAGGTCATCGAGCAACGCCCGAGTGGACCTCCTGTGCGCATGGACGACGATGGCGAGCACGCGGAAAGCTATGTCTACATTCGCAGCGTGCAGAGCCGAGGTCAGGAATCCTACGGTTTCGCTCGGGTCCACATCGCCAAGCACATCCACGACCGGGCGCCGCAACTCTTTTCGAGCCGCGCCGCGCTGGCCGTCATCGCGGGCATGAAGGGCCTCAAGCTGTCGCGCGCCCACCAAACCTTCGTGGTGCGCGGCGCCGATGTCGAGGCGGCCCGCTACCTCAACGTTCCGCTCAATGCCCCGACCGCCGAGGCGCGATGCGTGGTCGAGGACGAGGACGGTGTGCTGATCTACGTCGGCGAGATCACCTACCGGGGCGACTGTGTACGGCTCAACGTCGAATTGCTGTCGGCGGACCGGGCGCAGGATCGCTAG
- a CDS encoding molybdopterin-dependent oxidoreductase, with translation MSEGIGARLRRKEDDRYMRGRGQFVGDITLAGMLHVAFLRSPVAHARINAVRVPAAMRDRVFIAQDLVGVTGIRADTALPGFKSSIQPILADGKLRYVGELVAMCVAESRAAAEDLAGEIVIDDEELPAVTDMLAGRRADSALLHEEWGDNLFLTTNANVDFEAAIGKAAYKVTRELRTARQAMSPLEGRGVVAHWSERLGQLEVFSSTQQSHLVRSGLAECLDLTEAQIRVIAPDVGGGFGYKGILLPEEVALAWGTRRLGRPLKWLEDRRECLINGADCREHHYVLTAYADSDGRLLALDAEATVDAGAYSAYPFSACLEAGQVGSILPGLYDFPHYRCRTYTVATNKPPILPYRGVARTGVCFALEVTLEALAREAGVSPVDLRLKSLVRPEQMPFDNIAKRHFDSGDYPEALRRAVAAIRPERVAELSAKLGKEKKIGVGYAMYSEQAGHGTSVYASWGIPFVPGYEQCMARLTPDGGLELRIGAHSHGQGLETTLSQVAHSVLGLAHEDIKLVHGDTALTPYSTGTWGSRCMIMSGGAVAEACSQLRERALGIGAKLLQAAPSSVRYENGHIVGNGGKISIGEIARTWYRRPQNLPGDVDPAGLEVTAGYKAKRDTGTFSYAAHAVVVSVDTETGEVAIVDYVIVEDGGVLVNPMIVDGQIWGGAAQGIGTALYEEMAYDSRGQPLASTLGDYLLPGPTEVPEVRILHMETPSPYTTFGQKGLGEGGAIAPPAAIVNAINDALVGEGVEITVTPATPRRIVEALAAARRGKGATP, from the coding sequence ATGAGTGAGGGGATCGGAGCGCGGCTGCGGCGCAAGGAAGACGACCGCTACATGCGCGGTCGCGGCCAGTTCGTCGGCGACATCACGCTGGCCGGCATGCTGCACGTCGCTTTCCTCAGAAGCCCCGTGGCGCACGCCCGCATCAACGCGGTCAGGGTGCCCGCCGCGATGCGGGACAGGGTTTTCATCGCCCAAGACCTCGTTGGTGTGACGGGGATCCGTGCGGACACCGCGTTGCCCGGCTTCAAATCGTCGATCCAACCGATCCTGGCCGACGGCAAATTGCGCTACGTCGGCGAACTCGTCGCCATGTGCGTCGCCGAGAGTCGCGCCGCCGCCGAGGACCTCGCCGGCGAGATCGTGATCGACGACGAGGAGTTGCCCGCGGTCACGGACATGCTGGCCGGCCGGCGGGCGGACAGTGCGCTACTGCACGAGGAGTGGGGCGACAACCTCTTCCTGACGACCAACGCCAATGTCGATTTCGAGGCGGCGATCGGCAAGGCGGCCTACAAGGTGACGCGCGAGCTGCGCACCGCCCGTCAGGCGATGTCACCGCTCGAGGGGCGCGGCGTCGTCGCGCACTGGAGCGAGCGGCTCGGTCAGCTCGAAGTCTTTTCATCCACGCAACAGTCGCATCTCGTTCGCTCGGGCCTCGCCGAGTGCCTGGATCTCACGGAGGCGCAGATCCGGGTGATCGCGCCGGATGTCGGTGGCGGGTTCGGCTACAAGGGCATCCTCTTGCCGGAGGAAGTGGCGCTCGCCTGGGGGACCCGTCGCCTCGGGCGACCGCTCAAGTGGCTCGAGGATCGGCGCGAGTGCCTCATCAACGGGGCCGACTGCCGCGAGCACCACTACGTGCTGACGGCCTATGCCGACAGCGACGGTCGGCTCCTCGCGCTCGATGCCGAGGCGACGGTGGATGCGGGAGCTTATTCCGCGTATCCGTTCTCGGCCTGCCTCGAGGCCGGCCAGGTCGGCAGCATCCTGCCGGGGCTCTATGATTTTCCGCACTATCGCTGCCGGACCTATACGGTCGCGACCAACAAGCCGCCCATCCTGCCCTATCGGGGCGTGGCGCGGACCGGCGTCTGCTTCGCGCTCGAGGTGACGCTCGAGGCACTGGCGCGCGAGGCCGGGGTCTCGCCGGTCGACCTTCGCCTCAAGAGCCTCGTACGTCCCGAGCAGATGCCGTTCGACAACATCGCCAAGCGGCATTTCGATTCGGGAGATTATCCCGAGGCGCTGCGCCGCGCGGTGGCGGCGATCCGCCCGGAGCGGGTGGCCGAGTTGTCCGCCAAGCTCGGGAAGGAAAAGAAGATCGGCGTCGGATACGCGATGTATTCCGAGCAGGCGGGGCACGGCACGAGCGTTTATGCATCCTGGGGCATCCCGTTCGTGCCCGGCTACGAGCAGTGCATGGCGCGCCTTACGCCGGACGGCGGGCTCGAGCTGAGGATCGGCGCGCACAGCCACGGCCAGGGCCTCGAGACGACGCTCTCGCAGGTCGCGCACAGTGTCCTCGGTCTCGCCCACGAGGACATCAAGCTCGTGCATGGCGACACGGCGCTGACGCCCTATTCGACGGGAACCTGGGGCTCGCGCTGCATGATCATGTCGGGTGGCGCGGTGGCGGAGGCCTGCTCGCAGCTGCGCGAGCGGGCGCTCGGGATCGGCGCCAAGCTGCTGCAGGCGGCCCCGTCGAGCGTGCGCTACGAGAACGGGCACATCGTCGGCAATGGTGGAAAAATTTCGATCGGGGAGATCGCGCGAACCTGGTACCGGCGCCCGCAGAACCTGCCGGGTGATGTCGATCCGGCCGGGCTCGAGGTGACGGCCGGATACAAGGCCAAGCGCGACACCGGAACGTTCAGCTATGCGGCCCATGCCGTCGTGGTGAGCGTCGACACGGAGACGGGGGAGGTCGCGATCGTCGACTACGTGATCGTCGAGGACGGTGGCGTGCTGGTCAATCCGATGATCGTCGACGGCCAGATCTGGGGCGGCGCGGCGCAAGGCATCGGAACGGCCCTCTATGAGGAGATGGCCTACGACAGCCGCGGTCAGCCGCTCGCATCGACGCTCGGGGATTACCTCCTGCCCGGACCGACGGAGGTGCCCGAGGTGCGAATCCTGCACATGGAAACGCCTTCGCCCTACACGACATTCGGTCAGAAGGGGCTCGGGGAAGGCGGGGCGATCGCGCCGCCAGCAGCCATCGTCAATGCCATCAACGATGCACTCGTGGGTGAGGGAGTGGAAATCACGGTCACTCCGGCGACGCCGCGAAGGATCGTCGAGGCGCTCGCGGCGGCGAGGCGAGGAAAAGGGGCCACCCCATGA
- the cofH gene encoding 7,8-didemethyl-8-hydroxy-5-deazariboflavin synthase subunit CofH — MERALAAAANGELPAEDDALALAGMEDLGRLLALAGDLTLAGHGRGVTFSRNVFIPLTMLCRDVCHYCTFAKPPSRSGAAYLSLERILEIAERGAAAGAREALFTLGDRPEARYATARRALDALGHGSTLSYLEETAGLVLERTGLLPHLNPGLMDDAWIARLRRVSVSMGLMLESSSERLCEKGGPHHGSPDKRPERRLATIDAAGRASVPFTSGLLVGIGETRRERIESLLALRRLQVEHGHIQELIIQNFRAKPGTRMAGAPEPSLEDQLWTIAVARIVLGPRMHLQAPPNLRPDELARLIAAGIDDWGGVSAVTPDHVNPEAPWPEVERLARETEAAGRELVERLAVHAEHARDPERWLDPATRPALLRQCDGMGLAREDAWTAGALADLPKLATSALGVSKPIAATLARLEAGECATENEIEGLFEARGADLAAILSAADARRAARSGDVVTYVVNRNINYTNICTYGCKFCAFSKGAHTLGHRDKPYDLPLAEIVERSRQAVQRGATEVCLQGGIRPGYTGHTYRAIVEAIHEALPELHVHAFSPLEVWHGASTLAMPLADYLSMLRSAGLSSLPGTAAEILDDEVRAILCPDKIDTAQWLEVMRAAHGVGLASTATIMFGHVDGYRHWARHLLRVRTLQAETGGFTEFVPLPFVHMEAPIYLKGRSRKGPTWREALLMHAVARLVLDPLITNIQASWVKMGPNGAAVCLTAGANDLGGVLMNESITRAAGAAHGQELDAAELERLIRRAGRIPRQRTTLYGVPPDTRTKAHEGQPNEGRAVSPALAAGGR, encoded by the coding sequence ATGGAACGCGCACTCGCTGCGGCCGCCAACGGTGAGCTGCCCGCCGAGGACGATGCCCTGGCGCTTGCCGGCATGGAGGATCTCGGCCGCCTCCTCGCGCTCGCCGGGGACCTTACGCTCGCCGGTCATGGCCGCGGCGTCACATTCTCGCGCAACGTCTTCATACCGTTGACCATGCTCTGCCGCGACGTGTGCCACTACTGCACCTTCGCCAAGCCGCCCTCGCGCAGCGGAGCCGCGTATCTCTCCCTCGAGCGCATCCTCGAGATCGCCGAGAGGGGCGCCGCCGCCGGCGCCAGGGAAGCGCTGTTCACGCTCGGCGATCGGCCCGAAGCCCGCTACGCCACGGCTCGCCGGGCCTTGGACGCACTCGGCCACGGCTCGACCTTGTCCTACCTCGAGGAGACCGCGGGCCTCGTCCTCGAGCGCACCGGCTTGCTCCCCCACCTCAACCCCGGCCTCATGGACGACGCCTGGATCGCGCGCTTGCGCCGCGTTTCCGTCTCCATGGGGCTGATGCTCGAATCCTCGTCGGAGCGGCTCTGCGAGAAGGGCGGACCCCACCATGGCTCGCCCGACAAGCGCCCGGAACGCCGGCTCGCCACCATCGATGCGGCCGGCCGCGCGAGCGTTCCGTTCACCTCGGGCCTCCTTGTCGGCATCGGCGAGACGCGGCGCGAACGCATCGAATCGCTCCTGGCCCTGCGCCGTCTCCAGGTCGAGCACGGCCACATCCAGGAACTGATCATCCAGAATTTCCGCGCCAAGCCGGGCACCCGCATGGCAGGCGCCCCCGAGCCGAGCCTCGAGGACCAGCTCTGGACCATTGCTGTCGCGCGCATCGTGCTCGGCCCGAGAATGCACCTGCAGGCGCCACCCAATCTGCGGCCGGACGAACTCGCGCGCCTCATTGCCGCGGGCATCGACGATTGGGGCGGCGTCTCGGCCGTCACCCCCGACCACGTCAATCCCGAAGCCCCCTGGCCAGAGGTCGAGCGGCTCGCCCGCGAGACCGAGGCGGCGGGCCGCGAGCTGGTCGAACGTCTCGCCGTCCATGCCGAGCACGCCCGCGATCCCGAGCGCTGGCTCGATCCCGCGACGCGGCCGGCCCTGCTGCGCCAGTGCGATGGCATGGGCCTCGCCCGCGAGGACGCCTGGACCGCTGGCGCGTTGGCGGACCTGCCGAAGCTCGCGACCTCCGCGCTCGGCGTCTCGAAGCCCATCGCCGCGACGCTCGCCCGTCTCGAGGCCGGCGAGTGCGCGACCGAGAACGAGATCGAGGGCCTCTTCGAAGCACGCGGCGCCGACCTCGCGGCCATACTCTCGGCCGCCGATGCCCGCCGCGCCGCGCGCTCCGGCGACGTCGTCACCTACGTCGTCAATCGCAACATCAACTACACGAACATCTGCACCTACGGCTGCAAGTTCTGCGCTTTCTCGAAGGGCGCCCACACCCTCGGCCATCGCGACAAGCCATACGATCTGCCCCTCGCCGAGATCGTCGAGCGGAGCCGGCAGGCCGTTCAACGGGGCGCCACCGAGGTCTGCCTGCAGGGCGGCATCCGGCCCGGCTATACCGGCCACACCTATCGCGCCATCGTCGAGGCGATCCACGAGGCCCTGCCCGAGTTGCACGTGCACGCCTTCTCGCCGCTCGAGGTCTGGCATGGCGCGAGCACCCTCGCCATGCCGCTTGCCGACTACCTTTCGATGCTGCGCTCGGCCGGCCTTTCGAGCCTGCCCGGTACCGCGGCCGAGATCCTCGACGACGAGGTCCGCGCAATCCTCTGCCCGGACAAGATCGACACCGCCCAGTGGCTCGAAGTGATGCGCGCGGCGCATGGCGTCGGCTTGGCGAGCACGGCGACCATCATGTTCGGCCACGTCGACGGCTACCGCCACTGGGCCCGCCACCTCCTGCGGGTGCGCACGTTGCAGGCCGAGACCGGCGGTTTCACCGAGTTCGTGCCCTTGCCGTTCGTGCACATGGAGGCCCCGATCTATCTGAAGGGCCGCTCACGCAAGGGCCCGACCTGGCGCGAGGCGCTGCTGATGCACGCCGTCGCGCGCCTCGTCCTCGATCCGTTGATCACGAACATCCAGGCCTCGTGGGTCAAGATGGGACCGAACGGGGCGGCGGTGTGCCTTACAGCGGGCGCCAACGATCTCGGCGGCGTACTGATGAACGAGTCGATCACCCGCGCCGCCGGCGCCGCGCACGGCCAGGAGCTGGATGCCGCCGAACTCGAAAGGCTGATCCGGCGGGCCGGCCGAATCCCCCGCCAGCGGACGACACTCTACGGCGTGCCACCCGACACGCGCACGAAAGCGCACGAAGGCCAGCCGAACGAGGGCCGCGCGGTATCACCGGCGCTCGCTGCAGGCGGCCGTTGA